In Pongo abelii isolate AG06213 chromosome 22, NHGRI_mPonAbe1-v2.0_pri, whole genome shotgun sequence, the following are encoded in one genomic region:
- the LOC100441942 gene encoding ras-related protein Rab-6C, protein MSAGGDFGNPLTKFKLVFLGEQSVAKTSLITRFMYDSFDNTYQATIGIDFLSKTMYLEDGTIRLPLWDTAGQERLRSLIPSYIRDSAAAVVVYGITNVNSFQQTTKWIDDVRTERGSDVIITLVGNKTDLADKRQVSIEEGERKAKQLNVMFIETSAKAGYNVKQLFRRVAAVLPGMESTQDGSREDMSDIKLEKPQEQPVSERGCSCYSPMSSSTLPQKPPYSFIDCSVNIGLNLFPSVITFCNSSLLPVSWR, encoded by the coding sequence ATGTCCGCGGGCGGAGACTTCGGGAATCCGCTGACGAAATTCAAGCTGGTGTTCCTGGGGGAGCAAAGCGTTGCAAAGACATCTTTGATCACCAGATTCATGTATGACAGTTTTGACAACACCTATCAGGCAACGATTGGCATTGACTTTTTATCAAAAACTATGTACTTGGAGGATGGAACAATCAGGCTTCCGCTGTGGGATACTGCGGGTCAGGAACGTCTCCGTAGCCTCATTCCCAGTTACATCCGTGATTCTGCTGCAGCTGTAGTAGTTTACGGTATCACAAATGTTAACTCATTCCAGCAAACTACAAAGTGGATTGATGATGTCAGAACAGAAAGAGGAAGTGATGTTATCATCACGCTAGTAGGAAATAAAACAGATCTTGCTGACAAGAGGCAAGTGTCAattgaggagggagagaggaaagccAAACAGCTGAATGTTATGTTTATTGAAACTAGTGCAAAAGCTGGATACAATGTAAAGCAGCTCTTTCGACGTGTAGCAGCAGTTTTGCCGGGAATGGAAAGCACACAGGACGGAAGCAGAGAAGACATGAGTGACATAAAACTGGAAAAGCCTCAGGAGCAACCAGTCAGCGAAAGAGGCTGTTCCTGCTACTCTCCCATGTCATCTTCAACCCTTCCTCAGAAGCCCCCTTACTCTTTCATTGACTGCAGTGTGAATATTGGCTTGAACCTTTTCCCTTCAGTAATAACGTTTTGCAATTCATCATTGCTGCCTGTCTCGTGGAGATGA